In Mercurialis annua linkage group LG5, ddMerAnnu1.2, whole genome shotgun sequence, a single genomic region encodes these proteins:
- the LOC126679731 gene encoding uncharacterized protein LOC126679731 isoform X2, which produces MKSVFSCSRGQRSDDNLSAATMLQDHLHEMQIELDNLAWDRKELQHQLHTSIKECRILESMLAEVEDENDNLIAKFELLQDELQDLKVENQQLKENFVKDRSSKKSASRDNAQKTDIADTIHYSISDGRGQTCYKATGIIFEDLAMLKNAWESQGKSEAELLTFLKTKCAATESFSSFSRSVNSSSVDIDEGLNERRDAALSQSLFSAVLSLLVGIIIWKAADPCMPLVVALFAVVGMSLKSVVQFFSTINNKPASDAVALLSFNWFMLGTLTYPALPKVARMLTPLTFNIFYWIVR; this is translated from the exons ATGAAGTCAGTATTTTCATGTTCCAGAGGCCAGAGAAGCGATGACAATTTATCAGCAGCCACTATG CTGCAAGATCATTTGCATGAGATGCAGATAGAGTTGGACAATCTTGCATGGGACAGAAAGGAACTTCAGCACCAACTCCATACATCAATTAAAGAATGTAGAATTTTAGAGTCGATGCTAGCAGAAGTTGAAGATGAAAATGACAATCTCATTGCCAAATTTGAATTGCTACAGGATGAG TTGCAGGATCTGAAAGTTGAAAATCAGCAATTGAAGGAAAATTTTGTTAAAGATCGGAGCTCTAAAAAGAGTGCTAGCAGAGACAATGCACAGAAGACCGACATTGCAGATACCATCCATTATAGCATTTCTGATGGGCGTGGACAAACCTGTTATAAAGCTACTGGGATAATATTTGAAGACCTAGCGATGCTTAAAAATGCGTGGGAAAGTCAGGGCAAGAGTGAAGCAGAATTGCTGACTTTCTTGAAAACTAAATGTGCAGCTACGGAATCATTTAGCTCATTTTCACGTTCTGTTAACTCAAGCAGCGTCGACATTGATGAGGGTCTCAACGAAAGGAGGGACGCTGCTCTGTCGCAGTCTCTCTTCAGTGCGGTGTTGTCCCTTTTAGTTGGAATCATTATCTGGAAGGCTGCGGACCCTTGTATGCCTCTTGTCGTAGCACTGTTTGCTGTCGTTGGCATGTCATTGAAAAGTGTGGTTCAGTTTTTCTCCACTATAAATAACAAACCGGCTTCCGACGCAGTTGCTCTCTTAAGCTTCAACTGGTTCATGCTCGGTACGCTCACCTATCCTGCACTCCCTAAGGTAGCACGAATGTTAACTCCGTtaacatttaatattttctaCTGGATAGTGAGATAG
- the LOC126679731 gene encoding uncharacterized protein LOC126679731 isoform X1, translating to MGIIMILLTKPFSLCKSVFMCGLQTMFIVINTWVELVKTSINVHLNMFRTTMIWMIALITLPLRVLTALQRERMLQDHLHEMQIELDNLAWDRKELQHQLHTSIKECRILESMLAEVEDENDNLIAKFELLQDELQDLKVENQQLKENFVKDRSSKKSASRDNAQKTDIADTIHYSISDGRGQTCYKATGIIFEDLAMLKNAWESQGKSEAELLTFLKTKCAATESFSSFSRSVNSSSVDIDEGLNERRDAALSQSLFSAVLSLLVGIIIWKAADPCMPLVVALFAVVGMSLKSVVQFFSTINNKPASDAVALLSFNWFMLGTLTYPALPKVARMLTPLTFNIFYWIVR from the exons ATGGGCATCATCATGATCCTTCTGACAAAGCCTTTCTCACTTTGCAAATCAGTATTCATGTGTGGTCTGCAAACCATGTTTATTGTGATTAATACTTGGGTGGAGTTGGTGAAGACCTCAATCAATGTTCATCTCAATATGTTCCGTACGACAATGATTTGGATGATTGCACTCATAACTCTTCCTTTGCGAGTTTTGACTGCCTTGCAGAGGGAGAGAATG CTGCAAGATCATTTGCATGAGATGCAGATAGAGTTGGACAATCTTGCATGGGACAGAAAGGAACTTCAGCACCAACTCCATACATCAATTAAAGAATGTAGAATTTTAGAGTCGATGCTAGCAGAAGTTGAAGATGAAAATGACAATCTCATTGCCAAATTTGAATTGCTACAGGATGAG TTGCAGGATCTGAAAGTTGAAAATCAGCAATTGAAGGAAAATTTTGTTAAAGATCGGAGCTCTAAAAAGAGTGCTAGCAGAGACAATGCACAGAAGACCGACATTGCAGATACCATCCATTATAGCATTTCTGATGGGCGTGGACAAACCTGTTATAAAGCTACTGGGATAATATTTGAAGACCTAGCGATGCTTAAAAATGCGTGGGAAAGTCAGGGCAAGAGTGAAGCAGAATTGCTGACTTTCTTGAAAACTAAATGTGCAGCTACGGAATCATTTAGCTCATTTTCACGTTCTGTTAACTCAAGCAGCGTCGACATTGATGAGGGTCTCAACGAAAGGAGGGACGCTGCTCTGTCGCAGTCTCTCTTCAGTGCGGTGTTGTCCCTTTTAGTTGGAATCATTATCTGGAAGGCTGCGGACCCTTGTATGCCTCTTGTCGTAGCACTGTTTGCTGTCGTTGGCATGTCATTGAAAAGTGTGGTTCAGTTTTTCTCCACTATAAATAACAAACCGGCTTCCGACGCAGTTGCTCTCTTAAGCTTCAACTGGTTCATGCTCGGTACGCTCACCTATCCTGCACTCCCTAAGGTAGCACGAATGTTAACTCCGTtaacatttaatattttctaCTGGATAGTGAGATAG